A stretch of the Euleptes europaea isolate rEulEur1 chromosome 14, rEulEur1.hap1, whole genome shotgun sequence genome encodes the following:
- the LOC130487141 gene encoding matrix metalloproteinase-17-like, which translates to METGGAYLPKIHPMKKHRQLEHGQGTALLVVSRYLVRISLLLLLLTLPPCVLPVPTPADESGEIVEWLTQYGYLPPADPVTGQLQTWEAVTSAIRVMQRFAGITETGIPDDATLTLIRMPRCSLPDVITTFPEKLPLRRNRWRRRRKRRKSRGRRNAGSVWTKRNISWKVKTYPREARLSRETMRVLMYYALKVWSEATPLNFHEVGSHGADISVEFLQLDHRDGYPFDGPGGMVAHAFFPGDPQRAGGVHFDSDEDWTFRSPDDFGTDLFAVAVHEFGHSLGLAHSSSKHSIMRPYYQGPVGDPLQYQLYTDDRSEIQKLYGSRVLHSTEKPEVTSLLPDLLSMPRDFPALRSGKEFPDRCASNVDAVAQIRGETFFFKGQYFWRLTQGQHLTSLRPALITGFWRGLPSSLHKVDAVYERHTDHRILFFSGSLYWVFKDNGVEEGYPRPVTDFGLPQGGIDGAFSWPLDRKTYFFKGELHWCYDEATGHMEEGLPAHKTPWGQFPASVDAVLSENDGTVFAFKGGEYWKYDQHSLKLQAGYPRSIAEDWLDCTGELYPPRSVPTSPASGAELRPDWRGPQLEVERCVCFCSAFRALCSARLSCLLVALLALQGFA; encoded by the exons ATGGAGACTGGAGGAGCGTATTTGCCTAAGATACATCCCATGAAGAAGCATCGCCAGTTGGAACATGGGCAAGGGACAGCACTGTTAGTTGTCTCTAGGTACCTGGTCCGGATATCACTGCTGTTGCTGCTTCTAACTTTGCCTCCCTGTGTACTTCCTGTACCTACTCCAGCAGATGAGAGTGGAGAGATAGTG GAGTGGCTGACGCAGTATGGATACCTCCCTCCAGCTGATCCAGTAACAGGTCAGCTGCAGACCTGGGAGGCTGTGACCAGCGCTATCCGTGTAATGCAACGTTTTGCAGGCATCACTGAGACCGGGATTCCAG ATGACGCCACGTTGACGCTGATCCGAATGCCTCGCTGTTCGTTGCCTGATGTTATCACCACCTTCCCAGAAAAGCTCCCTCTGAGGAGAAACAGGTGGAGGAGAAGGCGAAAGAGAAGAAAGAGTCGGGGCAGGCGGAATGCAGGTTCAGTTTGGACCAAGAGGAATATCTCCTGGAA GGTGAAGACATACCCACGAGAGGCCCGCCTTAGCCGGGAGACTATGCGTGTATTGATGTATTATGCCTTGAAAGTGTGGAGCGAAGCCACGCCTTTGAACTTCCATGAAGTGGGCAGCCACGGCGCAGACATCTCTGTGGAATTCCTCCAACTTGACCATCGTGACGGCTACCCTTTCGATGGGCCAGGTGGGATGGTGGCCCATGCCTTCTTTCCTGGAGACCCCCAAAGGGCTGGTGGTGTCCACTTTGACAGTGATGAAGACTGGACCTTTCGCTCACCAG ACGACTTTGGAACCGACCTCTTTGCTGTGGCTGTTCATGAGTTTGGGCACAGCCTCGGCTTAGCGCATTCGTCCTCCAAGCACTCCATCATGCGGCCGTATTACCAGGGACCAGTGGGAGACCCATTGCAGTACCAGCTTTACACGGACGATCGGTCTGAGATACAGAAGCTTTACG GGAGTAGAGTTCTTCATTCCACAGAGAAACCAGAGGTAACCTCACTGCTCCCAGATCTGCTGTCCATGCcgcgtgatttccctgctctaaG GTCAGGGAAGGAATTCCCCGATCGTTGTGCCTCCAACGTTGATGCCGTTGCTCAGATCAGAGGGGAAACGTTCTTTTTCAAAG GTCAGTATTTCTGGCGTCTGACCCAAGGACAGCATCTCACCTCTTTGCGCCCTGCCTTGATCACGGGCTTCTGGCGAGGCCTTCCTTCCAGCCTCCACAAAGTAGATGCTGTGTACGAGAGGCACACGGATCATCGCATCCTCTTCTTCagtg GCTCTCTCTACTGGGTATTTAAGGACAACGGTGTGGAAGAGGGTTACCCTCGCCCTGTCACAGACTTCGGGCTGCCTCAGGGGGGTATTGATGGTGCTTTCTCGTGGCCTCTAGACAGGAAGACTTATTTCTTCAAGGGCGAACTCCACTGGTGCTATGATGAAGCCACAGGCCACATGGAGGAGGGCCTCCCCGCCCACAAAACACCCTGGGGGCAGTTCCCCGCTTCGGTAGATGCTGTGCTGAGCGAGAATGACG GAACGGTGTTTGCCTTTAAGGGCGGGGAGTACTGGAAGTATGACCAGCACAGTCTCAAGCTGCAGGCAGGCTACCCTCGTTCCATAGCCGAGGACTGGCTGGATTGCACAGGGGAACTGTACCCTCCCAGGAGTGTGCCCACCAGCCCCGCATCTGGAGCCGAACTCCGGCCAGACTGGCGAGGCCCGCAGCTGGAGGTTGAGCGCTGTGTGTGCTTTTGTTCGGCCTTTCGAGCACTGTGTTCTGCTCGGCTCAGTTGTCTGCTGGTAGCTCTCCTGGCGCTGCAAGGTTTTGCCTAG
- the CAPG gene encoding macrophage-capping protein, with amino-acid sequence MYTAIPKSGSPFDPSVKQPGLYIWRVERMKPVSVPEEMKGIFYSGDSYLVLHNGADGHSNVHIWIGQNSSRDEQGACALLSTHLNSFLVEKPIQYREVQGNESDVFMEYFPRGIQYQEGGVESAFSKAKLSEPSGPTHKLYQVKGKKNIRATERELSWTSFNTGDCFIVDLGDIIITWCGAKSNILERNKARDLATAIRDSERKGKAKVEIVTDGEELAEMIAVLGPKPILKEGSPEEDAMADRKNAIAAALYMVSDMTGKMRLIKISDCSPFSQNHLVTDDCFILDNGLCGKIYIWKGHKANEQEQQAALQVAEEFISQMNYPPNTQVEILPEGRESPLFKQFFINWK; translated from the exons ATGTACACAGCAATCCCCAAAAG TGGATCTCCCTTTGATCCTTCTGTCAAGCAACCAGGCCTGTATATATGGCGAGTAGAGCGGATGAAGCCTGTGTCTGTCCCGGAAGAGATGAAAGGCATATTCTACTCTGGGGATTCTTACCTGGTTCTTCACAATGGAGCTGATGGGCACTCCAATGTGCACATCTGGATTG GCCAAAACTCCTCCCGGGATGAACAGGGGGCCTGTGCTCTGCTTTCCACCCACCTCAACTCCTTCCTAGTGGAAAAACCGATCCAGTACCGGGAAGTACAGGGTAACGAGTCAGATGTTTTCATGGAATATTTTCCCCGTGGCATACAATACCAG GAAGGAGGTGTGGAATCTGCCTTTTCCAAAGCAAAGCTTAGTGAGCCATCTGGTCCCACTCACAAACTCTACCAAGTAAAAGGGAAAAAGAACATCCGAGCTACGGAGAGGGAGCTGAGCTGGACAAGTTTCAACACCGGTGACTGCTTCATTGTGGATCTGGGAGAT ATCATTATTACTTGGTGTGGGGCAAAATCCAACATCCTGGAGCGCAACAAAGCCCGAGACTTGGCGACGGCAATTCGGGACAGTGAGCGGAAGGGGAAAGCCAAAGTGGAAATTGTGACTGATGGTGAAGAGCTGGCAGAGATGATAGCG GTCCTGGGTCCCAAACCAATTCTGAAGGAGGGCAGTCCGGAGGAGGATGCCATGGCTGATCGGAAGAATGCCATTGCTGCTGCACTCTACATG gTCTCAGATATGACTGGGAAGATGAGGCTAATCAAGATTTCCGATTGCAGTCCATTCAGCCAGAATCATCTTGTCACAGACGATTGCTTCATCCTGGACAATGGCCTCTGTGGCAAAATCTACATCTGGAAAG GCCACAAAGCAAatgagcaggagcagcaggcagCTCTGCAGGTAGCTGAGGAGTTCATCTCCCAGATGAATTATCCTCCAAACACCCAG GTGGAAATCTTGCCCGAAGGCCGTGAAAGTCCTCTCTTCAAGCAGTTCttcataaactggaagtga